One Azotosporobacter soli genomic region harbors:
- the lpxA gene encoding acyl-ACP--UDP-N-acetylglucosamine O-acyltransferase → MKPEKVVVTLRKIHETAVIHPGARLGKDVEIGPYAVIGENVVIGDETKISAHVVIEGWTSIGKNCVIYPGATIGADPQDLKFAGEKSYVFIGDHTKIRECATVNRATGEGEETRIGSHCLMMAYTHVAHNCVVGNHVIMSNAATLAGHVVLEDRAVIGGLAGVHQFVKIGRNAMIGGASKVVQDVPPFIIVDGRPARVAGLNNVGMSRSGMNEAARRSMKKAYRILYRSGLRLQEAIAMMEQELDSCEEVEHFLRFLRNAERGICRGRRDGEE, encoded by the coding sequence ATGAAACCGGAAAAGGTTGTGGTAACTCTGCGTAAGATACATGAGACGGCAGTAATTCATCCGGGCGCCCGTTTGGGGAAAGATGTTGAAATCGGACCGTACGCAGTGATTGGTGAAAATGTCGTGATTGGTGATGAAACAAAGATCAGCGCACATGTCGTGATCGAAGGCTGGACCAGTATCGGCAAAAATTGTGTGATCTATCCGGGTGCCACGATTGGCGCGGATCCGCAGGATTTGAAATTCGCCGGCGAAAAGAGCTATGTTTTTATCGGCGATCATACCAAGATTAGAGAGTGCGCCACCGTGAACCGGGCGACCGGCGAAGGCGAAGAGACCCGCATCGGTTCTCACTGCCTGATGATGGCCTATACGCATGTGGCGCACAATTGCGTTGTCGGCAACCATGTCATCATGTCCAACGCGGCGACGCTGGCGGGGCATGTTGTATTGGAAGACCGCGCGGTTATCGGCGGTTTGGCCGGCGTGCATCAGTTCGTTAAAATTGGTCGCAACGCGATGATTGGCGGAGCGTCCAAAGTGGTTCAAGATGTGCCGCCGTTTATCATTGTTGATGGTCGTCCGGCAAGAGTCGCTGGACTGAATAACGTTGGCATGTCGCGCTCCGGCATGAATGAGGCGGCGCGTCGCAGCATGAAGAAAGCCTACCGGATTTTGTACCGTTCCGGCCTCAGACTGCAGGAAGCGATCGCGATGATGGAACAGGAACTGGATTCTTGCGAGGAAGTGGAACATTTTTTACGTTTTTTACGCAACGCGGAGCGGGGGATTTGTCGCGGCCGCAGAGACGGTGAAGAATAA
- the fabZ gene encoding 3-hydroxyacyl-ACP dehydratase FabZ, which produces MLSVTEIQEILPHRYPFLLVDRIVELEPLKRAVGIKNVTANEQFFQGHFPGHPVMPGVLLLEAMAQVGGVAMLYPDENRGKLALFAGIDNAKFRRPVVPGDQVRMVAEVTKLKGAIGKVFAQAFVEDQLAAQGEFLFALATKKE; this is translated from the coding sequence ATGTTGTCAGTAACAGAAATTCAAGAAATACTCCCCCACCGCTATCCTTTTTTGCTGGTGGATCGAATTGTTGAACTGGAACCGCTCAAGCGGGCGGTTGGCATAAAGAACGTCACTGCGAATGAACAATTTTTCCAAGGGCATTTTCCCGGACACCCGGTCATGCCGGGCGTACTGCTGCTCGAAGCGATGGCGCAGGTTGGCGGCGTCGCGATGCTGTATCCGGATGAAAATCGCGGCAAACTGGCTTTGTTTGCCGGCATTGATAATGCGAAGTTTCGTCGTCCTGTCGTGCCTGGCGACCAGGTGCGCATGGTAGCGGAAGTGACCAAACTGAAAGGCGCAATCGGAAAAGTGTTTGCGCAGGCCTTCGTAGAAGATCAATTGGCTGCCCAAGGTGAGTTTTTGTTCGCTTTGGCGACAAAAAAAGAGTAA
- the lpxC gene encoding UDP-3-O-acyl-N-acetylglucosamine deacetylase, with protein sequence MQQTIANHISYTGIGLHSGQPVTIELHPAPEDTGIVFCRTDLSNAPCVAAGAAQVTDTMRATTLEDGTAKVFTVEHLLAALRVFGIDNCRVDISSPEPPVADGSAIVFWQLLERAGSREQKKRRLVRRVAKEYIVRDADKFIAILPYDGLRISFTSVNPHPFLGVQYFDCIITPESFVAEIAQARTIGFLHEIEALQAQGLALGGSLENAVVYDQNGSVNEPRFTDELVRHKVLDVIGDLALAGIVRGHVIAVKSSHALNTALAKQLLDIEQEEE encoded by the coding sequence ATGCAGCAAACAATAGCGAATCACATTTCTTATACAGGCATTGGCTTGCATTCGGGGCAGCCGGTGACCATTGAACTGCATCCCGCGCCGGAAGATACGGGGATCGTATTTTGCCGCACGGATTTGTCGAACGCGCCCTGCGTTGCGGCGGGCGCTGCACAAGTGACTGATACGATGCGGGCAACGACACTGGAAGACGGAACCGCTAAGGTTTTTACCGTAGAACATTTGTTGGCCGCGCTGCGCGTATTCGGCATCGATAATTGCCGTGTCGATATTTCGTCGCCGGAACCGCCGGTTGCCGACGGCAGTGCCATTGTTTTCTGGCAGCTGCTGGAGCGAGCAGGAAGCAGGGAACAAAAGAAACGCCGCTTGGTGCGCCGTGTGGCCAAAGAATATATCGTGCGCGATGCGGATAAGTTTATCGCGATACTCCCCTATGACGGGCTGCGCATTAGTTTCACTTCGGTGAATCCGCATCCGTTTTTGGGTGTGCAATATTTTGACTGCATCATTACGCCGGAAAGCTTTGTCGCGGAGATTGCGCAGGCAAGGACGATTGGTTTTTTGCATGAGATCGAAGCGCTGCAGGCGCAGGGACTGGCGTTGGGCGGCAGTCTGGAAAATGCCGTCGTGTACGATCAAAACGGTTCGGTGAATGAACCGCGCTTTACCGATGAATTGGTGCGCCACAAGGTGCTCGACGTCATCGGAGATCTGGCTCTGGCCGGTATTGTGCGCGGCCATGTCATCGCGGTCAAGTCGAGCCACGCGTTAAACACGGCGTTGGCTAAGCAATTGCTGGACATTGAACAGGAAGAAGAATAA
- a CDS encoding lysophospholipid acyltransferase family protein: MAVLYWLVKGISAFTNAWPLGIRMGMGRLIGRLCLRLIPGWRKRMALENIGRSLNLDERAAEKVYEESTIRFGPMFLEMLELPGLKREVVDERLTFEGEEHLQAALQAGQGCVLATAHSGNWELLGAALALHGFPLVAVVQKQTNGDMDRFINEYRTRAGMHVTYKTGVRDMVRLLGEGKIIGLLMDQDSGRIENPVTFFGRVVPAPPGAAALARMKKTPIVPAFIVDKGNGCHHVIIHPPLMPQWSEERETDIQRVTQELTQIIETHIRAYPQDWFWLHNRWKHEIMQ, translated from the coding sequence ATGGCTGTGTTATATTGGCTTGTGAAAGGAATCAGTGCGTTTACGAATGCATGGCCGCTTGGAATACGAATGGGAATGGGACGGCTGATCGGCCGCCTTTGCCTGCGCCTGATACCTGGTTGGCGAAAACGAATGGCGCTGGAAAACATTGGACGGAGCCTAAATCTGGATGAACGGGCGGCAGAGAAGGTGTATGAAGAAAGTACGATTCGTTTCGGCCCGATGTTTTTAGAAATGCTCGAATTGCCGGGTTTGAAACGCGAGGTTGTCGATGAACGACTGACCTTCGAAGGCGAAGAACATTTGCAGGCGGCGCTGCAGGCGGGACAAGGCTGCGTGCTGGCGACGGCGCACAGCGGTAACTGGGAATTGCTCGGTGCGGCGCTGGCGTTGCACGGCTTTCCGCTCGTGGCCGTGGTGCAAAAACAAACGAACGGCGATATGGATCGCTTCATTAACGAATATCGCACGCGCGCTGGCATGCATGTCACGTATAAGACGGGCGTGCGGGACATGGTCCGTTTGTTGGGCGAAGGCAAAATCATAGGCCTCTTGATGGATCAGGATTCCGGTAGGATAGAAAACCCTGTAACGTTTTTTGGCCGCGTCGTACCCGCACCGCCCGGTGCGGCCGCGTTAGCAAGAATGAAAAAGACGCCGATCGTACCGGCGTTCATCGTCGACAAGGGAAACGGATGCCATCATGTCATCATTCATCCGCCGCTGATGCCGCAGTGGTCGGAAGAACGTGAAACGGACATTCAGCGTGTGACGCAAGAATTGACGCAAATCATCGAAACGCATATCCGAGCGTACCCGCAGGACTGGTTCTGGCTGCATAATCGCTGGAAGCACGAAATAATGCAGTAA
- the lpxD gene encoding UDP-3-O-(3-hydroxymyristoyl)glucosamine N-acyltransferase, whose amino-acid sequence MEKTLREIAQLVDGELLGDYGDLVISGATNIADAGAGDITFAVAPHLDKAAQSDALAVLVASDVSDFAKPAIRVANPRLAFTALLKVFTPPVIVERGIHATAVVDPTALLGENVAVMAHAVIDAGACVGSNTVIYPGCYLGRDVVVGTDCLLHPNVTVLHQCRIGDRVVIHSGAVIGSDGFGFVTVGGKHEKVPQVGNVVLADDVEIGANTTLDRATTGSTVVGRGSKIDNLVHLAHNVVIGEDCFLVAQTGIAGSAKIGNHVTFAGQAGSAGHLTIGDNCVFAARSAPISDIPSGSFCAGFPARPHKEWLRSEAAVKRLPDTLRKLKDLEARLAALEERK is encoded by the coding sequence GTGGAAAAGACATTACGCGAGATCGCTCAATTGGTAGACGGCGAGCTGCTCGGTGATTACGGCGATCTTGTCATAAGCGGCGCGACGAATATTGCCGATGCCGGTGCAGGCGACATCACGTTCGCCGTTGCACCGCATCTGGATAAGGCGGCGCAGTCGGACGCATTAGCAGTGCTCGTAGCCTCCGACGTCAGCGACTTTGCCAAGCCTGCCATTCGCGTCGCCAACCCGCGTCTGGCGTTTACGGCTCTGCTGAAGGTTTTTACGCCGCCAGTCATAGTTGAGAGAGGAATCCATGCAACGGCCGTGGTTGACCCGACCGCTCTGCTCGGCGAAAATGTCGCCGTGATGGCGCATGCCGTTATCGATGCCGGCGCGTGCGTCGGCAGCAATACGGTGATTTATCCCGGCTGCTATCTGGGCCGTGACGTGGTTGTCGGAACGGACTGCCTTTTGCATCCTAACGTGACGGTTCTCCATCAATGCCGAATTGGCGATCGGGTCGTGATTCACAGCGGTGCGGTGATCGGCAGTGACGGCTTTGGTTTTGTCACGGTCGGCGGCAAGCATGAAAAAGTGCCGCAGGTTGGCAATGTAGTTTTGGCGGACGATGTTGAAATCGGCGCGAATACGACGCTTGACAGAGCCACTACCGGCAGTACAGTCGTCGGACGCGGTTCGAAGATTGACAACCTGGTGCATTTGGCCCACAATGTAGTCATTGGCGAAGATTGTTTCCTTGTGGCGCAGACCGGAATCGCGGGCAGCGCTAAGATCGGCAATCATGTGACCTTTGCCGGGCAGGCGGGCAGCGCCGGTCATCTGACAATCGGAGACAATTGCGTGTTTGCCGCCCGTTCGGCGCCGATCAGCGATATTCCGTCTGGTTCGTTTTGTGCCGGTTTTCCAGCCAGGCCCCATAAAGAATGGCTGCGTTCGGAAGCGGCCGTGAAGCGGTTGCCGGATACGCTGCGCAAGCTAAAAGATTTGGAAGCCAGATTAGCGGCGTTGGAAGAAAGAAAATGA
- a CDS encoding OmpH family outer membrane protein, with protein sequence MKRIGLVVLMVLVMGLLGGCSGAATVGVVDMNKVMTDSPKVKDLQEQLKTKGTALEEGLNKEKASLSPEEFQKRQEQAYGEFVKLQQDVKGQFDTSLNKAMEEVAKDKKLGVILHKGGVATGGVDVTDEVLKKLQ encoded by the coding sequence ATGAAACGGATCGGTTTGGTAGTATTGATGGTATTGGTAATGGGATTATTGGGCGGTTGCAGCGGCGCGGCGACGGTCGGCGTCGTTGACATGAACAAGGTCATGACGGACAGCCCTAAGGTCAAGGATTTGCAGGAACAATTGAAAACGAAGGGGACAGCGCTGGAAGAAGGGTTGAATAAAGAGAAAGCCAGCTTGAGCCCGGAAGAATTTCAAAAACGTCAGGAACAGGCATATGGAGAATTTGTCAAACTGCAGCAGGATGTAAAAGGCCAATTTGACACCAGCTTGAACAAGGCGATGGAAGAAGTGGCGAAAGATAAGAAACTGGGTGTGATCCTGCATAAAGGCGGCGTTGCTACCGGCGGCGTCGACGTAACCGACGAAGTATTGAAAAAACTGCAATAA
- a CDS encoding OmpH family outer membrane protein: MMKIDKKQVKMVSLAVAMFFVLGIVGLALSQSGTGYAAAAGSNSSVGVVNYQMLVQQHPDMAKADEAMKAEVEQAKKDFEAKSAAMNDKEKQEYYQQIQQRLQAKHQELVAPVYDKIDGAIKAVSDAKGLTVVVDKSNVIYGGQDITEEVLKKITGK; encoded by the coding sequence ATGATGAAAATTGATAAGAAGCAAGTTAAAATGGTGTCGTTAGCGGTAGCGATGTTTTTTGTTTTAGGCATTGTCGGCTTGGCCCTCTCGCAAAGCGGAACAGGTTATGCAGCAGCAGCCGGTAGTAATTCCAGCGTTGGCGTAGTCAACTACCAAATGCTGGTGCAGCAGCATCCGGATATGGCTAAAGCAGACGAAGCAATGAAAGCCGAAGTTGAGCAAGCGAAAAAAGATTTTGAAGCAAAAAGCGCTGCGATGAACGACAAAGAAAAACAAGAATACTATCAACAGATTCAACAGCGGTTGCAAGCAAAACACCAGGAACTCGTAGCGCCGGTATATGACAAGATCGATGGCGCGATCAAAGCCGTTTCCGATGCGAAGGGCCTGACTGTGGTTGTTGATAAAAGCAATGTCATTTACGGCGGCCAAGATATCACCGAAGAAGTGCTGAAAAAGATCACAGGTAAATAA
- a CDS encoding BamA/OMP85 family outer membrane protein, protein MKKRKQYRWRPAYLAMGMAVALGTIGQVGYAATPEQGAAEAVATPTTESTVQAAPINITGKKMTSVTVEGNMSVSSDTIMHAIRLKVGEALTADRVKQDMQSIYDLGYFFDVTADFKEVPEGIQVVYRVMENPVLKQVVIKGNTVVTTSRLESQVTVPVGAVLNSKTWAGNAKAIEEVYRSAGYIMAKISDVNMAKDGTLTVTINEGLLEELTVKGNEKTKKHVITREIKNKVGKPFNSKEAKRSMEKIYNLGFFEDVNMKLIPGREPNAVVMETTVVEQKTGTFTIGAGYSSSDGMVGIIELGDKNFRGTGDSVKIHKEIGGYSNSGANYEFSYTHPWMDKKETSLSFSIYDMTNRYDDYNDNGDFRSTYDRQRKGWDITLGRPVNEYTRYYVTLKSRKDIYNKYVSGENYLDGTAAHQQYLKDNFGTTRSVILSRVFDTRDNVFNATTGSMLTTNVEIAGKGLGGNFNFNKFSLEGRKYYDVGSDHIIAVRGMLGYATGSMPDSQRFALGGESLRAYKDDEFKGNKMFAATIEYRMPLMKKIHGVVFAEAGNAWTGEGYQLTDLKTAIGCGIRMNTMLGPIKLDYGWGSKGGRATFGFGGQF, encoded by the coding sequence ATGAAAAAGAGGAAACAATATCGGTGGCGGCCCGCTTATTTGGCAATGGGGATGGCGGTGGCGCTGGGCACGATAGGACAGGTCGGTTATGCGGCGACGCCGGAACAGGGAGCGGCGGAAGCGGTAGCGACCCCTACGACGGAGAGCACGGTGCAGGCGGCACCAATCAATATCACCGGGAAAAAGATGACGTCCGTGACGGTCGAAGGCAATATGTCGGTATCGAGCGACACGATCATGCATGCGATACGATTGAAGGTCGGCGAAGCACTGACTGCCGATCGCGTCAAGCAGGATATGCAGTCGATTTATGACTTGGGTTACTTTTTTGACGTGACCGCCGATTTTAAAGAGGTGCCGGAAGGAATCCAGGTTGTCTACCGGGTAATGGAAAACCCTGTTTTGAAACAAGTCGTCATCAAAGGAAACACGGTCGTGACGACGTCGCGCTTGGAAAGCCAAGTCACCGTTCCGGTCGGAGCGGTGCTGAATTCGAAGACGTGGGCGGGAAATGCGAAGGCGATCGAAGAGGTGTATCGCAGCGCTGGCTATATCATGGCGAAGATCAGCGACGTCAATATGGCGAAAGACGGTACCTTGACCGTCACGATCAATGAAGGACTGCTGGAAGAATTGACGGTTAAGGGCAATGAGAAAACGAAGAAGCACGTCATTACCCGCGAGATAAAGAATAAAGTCGGCAAACCGTTCAATTCAAAAGAAGCCAAGCGTAGCATGGAGAAAATCTACAATCTCGGCTTCTTTGAAGATGTGAATATGAAGCTGATTCCGGGACGCGAGCCGAATGCGGTTGTTATGGAGACGACGGTCGTCGAACAAAAGACAGGCACGTTCACGATCGGCGCCGGTTACAGCAGTTCTGACGGCATGGTCGGCATCATTGAGCTTGGTGACAAGAATTTCCGCGGTACCGGCGACAGCGTCAAGATCCACAAGGAAATCGGCGGTTATTCAAATAGCGGCGCCAATTACGAATTCAGTTACACGCATCCGTGGATGGACAAGAAGGAAACATCACTCAGTTTCAGTATTTATGACATGACGAACCGTTATGACGATTACAACGACAATGGCGACTTCCGCTCCACCTATGATCGGCAGCGTAAGGGCTGGGACATCACGCTGGGACGTCCGGTCAACGAATACACCCGCTATTATGTGACGCTGAAAAGCCGCAAGGACATCTACAACAAGTATGTGTCGGGTGAGAATTATCTCGATGGCACGGCGGCGCATCAGCAATATTTGAAGGATAACTTCGGCACCACGCGCAGCGTGATTTTGAGCCGCGTCTTTGATACGCGTGACAACGTGTTCAATGCGACGACCGGTTCGATGTTGACGACGAATGTCGAGATCGCCGGCAAGGGTTTGGGCGGCAACTTTAATTTCAATAAGTTCAGCTTAGAAGGCCGCAAATATTATGATGTCGGCAGCGACCACATCATTGCGGTACGCGGCATGCTCGGCTACGCGACCGGATCGATGCCGGACAGCCAGCGCTTTGCGCTTGGCGGCGAGAGTCTGCGCGCCTATAAGGATGATGAATTCAAAGGCAACAAGATGTTTGCCGCGACAATCGAATACCGGATGCCGCTGATGAAGAAAATTCATGGCGTCGTCTTTGCCGAGGCCGGCAATGCATGGACTGGTGAAGGCTATCAGTTGACGGATCTGAAGACCGCAATCGGCTGCGGTATCCGGATGAATACGATGCTGGGGCCGATCAAGCTTGACTATGGCTGGGGCAGCAAGGGCGGTCGGGCGACATTTGGCTTTGGCGGACAATTTTAG
- a CDS encoding sigma-70 family RNA polymerase sigma factor — protein sequence MKRSQYLKELNSIKLLEFEEERLLWHRYKEEGDQAARAEIVERYQPLVFKALSKWNLAEEVWFDTVQEGTLGLLEAVDGYNHLRGVAFSLYAIHRIRGRMIDFLKDEDQEQVISADELQMQGYNLLDRLVDAEPAIAVQAEANFLALQLQEAVARLPAKEQAVLSGVYLEDRMPQEMADLLEVSLSHVYRLQKQGVRRVRGMLSRLMQHW from the coding sequence ATGAAGCGAAGTCAGTATCTGAAAGAATTGAATAGCATCAAGCTGCTTGAATTTGAAGAAGAACGCCTTCTTTGGCACCGTTATAAGGAAGAGGGTGACCAGGCTGCGCGCGCAGAGATCGTTGAACGTTATCAGCCGCTGGTTTTTAAGGCGCTCAGCAAATGGAACTTGGCGGAAGAAGTCTGGTTTGATACGGTGCAGGAGGGGACGCTTGGCTTACTGGAAGCGGTCGACGGCTATAACCATCTGCGCGGTGTTGCCTTCAGCCTGTATGCGATTCATCGCATCCGCGGTCGCATGATCGATTTCCTTAAGGATGAAGATCAGGAGCAAGTCATTTCGGCGGATGAACTGCAAATGCAGGGCTATAATCTGTTGGATCGTCTGGTTGATGCGGAGCCTGCGATTGCGGTACAGGCGGAAGCGAATTTTCTCGCGCTTCAACTGCAAGAAGCGGTGGCACGCCTACCGGCCAAAGAGCAGGCGGTGCTGAGCGGCGTCTATCTCGAAGATCGCATGCCGCAGGAAATGGCGGATTTGCTCGAAGTCAGCCTGTCGCATGTCTACCGCCTGCAAAAGCAGGGCGTGCGCAGAGTACGCGGCATGCTGTCGCGTCTGATGCAACATTGGTGA